A genomic region of Lonchura striata isolate bLonStr1 chromosome 8, bLonStr1.mat, whole genome shotgun sequence contains the following coding sequences:
- the MDH1B gene encoding putative malate dehydrogenase 1B yields the protein MAKFVVAGKANCPHYAKAELLADYLQTNLPNFRVHKITQHPDKWEQWLHDICETNGWEHRQCPIIWRELLDRGGKGQLLGGLNDFLEYAQRYYGITSMMLSEEMLDIAEENLQAHLEIVKEDEEIKSLIKPIQIWITSASVPICYHLIPLLANGEVFGMTTEISIHLLDTEQFKEILCGIVMEAEDMAFPLLRSISEHTETDQAFIDADIIIVLDYVLLNLEVQSLENYIREVSEICQVYAPLIEKNAKSEVKVISSGKTFANLKATMLRTYGPSIRPENIIAISTSWESAAKAMLARKLNMNTAGVKDVIVWGNITGSTYIDLSHAKLYGYDCAIRGPPNFQRPLLNMIYDSEWMHSELLSAQSTLSSRVSRCTGMLPAHAIATLLRYWYHSSPSEEIISLGVLSEGQFCIPEGIVFSMPVRFRNGNWEVVTELEINETTQKVLGRLSHELVQEKLVALKEINEMHPYEAE from the exons ATGGCCAAGTTCGTGGTGGCGG GGAAGGCTAACTGCCCTCACTATGCCAAAGCTGAACTCCTGGCTGACTATCTCCAGACTAACTTGCCCAACTTCAGGGTTCACAAGATTACTCAGCACCCTGACAAGTGGGAG CAGTGGCTTCATGACATTTGTGAAACAAATGGATGGGAACACAGGCAGTGTCCTATAATTTGGAGAGAACTGTTGGACCGTGGAGGGAAGGGTCAGCTTCTGGGAGGACTTAATGATTTTCTGGAATATGCTCAG CGATATTATGGCATCACTTCAATGATGCTGAGTGAGGAAATGTTAGACATTGCTGAGGAGAACCTGCAGGCACACCTTGAAATTGTAAAAGAGGATGAAGAGATTAAAAGTCTTATCAAGCCTATACAGATCTGGATTACCAG TGCATCAGTTCCAATCTGTTATCATCTGATCCCGCTGTTGGCAAATGGAGAAGTGTTTGGGATGACCACAGAAATCAGCATCCATTTGCTTGACACTGAGCAGTTTAAGGAAATACTTTGTGGTATTGTAATGGAAGCTGAAGACATGGCATTCCCACTTCTTCGCAGTATTTCAGAGCACACAGAAACAGATCAGGCTTTTATTGATGCTGATATTATCATTGTTCTTGATTATGTCCTCTTAAACCTGGAAGTCCAATCCCTTGAGAACTACATCAGAGAAGTGAGTGAGATCTGCCAAGTGTATGCTCCCTTGATTGAGAAGAATGCCAAGAGTGAGGTCAAAGTAATTTCATCAGGAAAAACCTTTGCAAACCTTAAGGCAACAATGTTAAGGACATATGGCCCATCCATTCGGCCTGAAAATATCATTGCCATTTCGACATCCTGGGAAAGTGCAGCTAAAGCCATGCTGGCCAGGAAGCTGAATATGAACACAGCAG GAGTTAAAGATGTGATTGTTTGGGGCAATATTACTGGGTCTACCTACATTGATTTGTCACATGCAAAACTTTATGGATATGACTGTGCTATTCGGGGCCCTCCTAATTTTCAACGTCCTTTGTTGAATATGATTTATGATAG TGAATGGATGCATTCAGAGCTCCTGTCTGCACAGAGTACGCTGAGTTCCCGGGTGTCCCGTTGTACAGGAATGTTACCTGCTCATGCGATCGCCACGCTACTGCGGTACTGGTACCACAGCTCTCCTTCTGAGGAGATCATTTCTCTGGGAGTACTTAGTGAAG GTCAGTTTTGCATTCCTGAAGGAATTGTCTTCTCTATGCCAGTGAGGTTCCGGAATGGTAACTGGGAAGTCGTGACAGAATTAGAAATTAATGAAACGACCCAAAAAGTTCTAGGACGTTTATCCCACGAGCTGGTTCAG GAAAAGCTCGTTGCactaaaggaaataaatgaaatgcaTCCATATGAAGCAGAATAA
- the FASTKD2 gene encoding FAST kinase domain-containing protein 2, mitochondrial codes for MNNKISYLLNTVRCVHRYSSVLTPKSSATRRKHILWIGRYKDPLGNENFRKLLLNILPSLHGSSLRFVSQKADVYSTGAEALVSEKASQSSLEVEKVDDSGSFKAKHVVDYSDPFFTSLQKCACPCDALDLAAEAAVSMKHYTNSLTTAWRLVKNLSEEQQRYEKRLIFEHPAFAKLCQQLLRHARRMMRGDLVFSLHALVSLGVPQNTLLVQTLVRVCQEKLNQLDNRCISVLATTLAGMDKDKNVRALQAGLQLLVEQRISSIRDIFILQNLMKCLGKDAPVFLKKKLEMAVVREIDGLTFLLALRMFSALAAMNYCSLPILNPCSKKIQENVHDVPFRQLILILEACHSLQYHNVKLFSALADYVSSTAYLWDKRQIVLFLSACETLGFQPTELLDIFAEKVTEDPDFLNLKNLLIVLRVYSRLNHVPRVQKHLFFETLHSCLNKCLPQISNTELLKAVYSLGILGYLPHRALDELLQKDSKDELTLPDDLKEQNTVMLRSVKTCMELDSPSFTKPAFVLTENLSSLVSLNLRKAQEALIELLGDENMFRQNVRLPYRYHIDFEIRMDSDRKKVLPIVATDDHPDSRVQRLAFLFAPVSAFCLGTTHPQGKLAMKKRHLKKLGYHVILIQNKKFQEMKNEDAVEFLKRKIYSEDAFSFPEATG; via the exons atgaataataaaataagttATTTGTTAAATACTGTCAGATGCGTGCACAGGTACAGTTCCGTGCTCACTCCCAAATCTTCAGCCAcaagaagaaaacacattttatggATTGGCAGATACAAGGATCCCTTAGGAAATGAGAACTTCaggaaattacttttaaatattttgccttCTCTTCATGGATCGTCTCTTCGATTTGTATCTCAAAAGGCAGATGTTTATAGCACAGGTGCAGAGGCTTTGGTGAGTGAGAAGGCTTCCCAGAGCTCCTTGGAAGTTGAAAAGGTGGATGATTCTGGGAGCTTCAAAGCGAAGCATGTAGTGGACTACAGTGACCCATTCTTTACCAGCCTCCAGAAATGTGCCTGTCCCTGCGATGCGCTGGACTtggctgcagaggcagctgtTTCCATGAAGCACTACACAAACTCTTTAACCACGGCCTGGAGGCTCGTCAAAAACCTGTCAGAAGAGCAGCAGCGCTACGAGAAGCGGCTGATCTTTGAGCACCCGGCTTTTGCgaagctgtgccagcagctgctgcgcCACGCGCGCAGGATGATGCGCGGGGACCTGGTGTTCAGCCTGCACGCCCTGGTGAGCCTCGGCGTGCCGCAGAACACGCTCCTGGTACAGACCTTGGTGAGAGTGTGCCAA GAGAAGCTCAATCAACTTGATAACCGATGTATCTCAGTTTTGGCAACTACTTTAGCAGGGATGGATAAAGACAAGAATGTGAGAGCTCTTCAAGCTGGATTACa GTTACTAGTGGAGCAGCGTATTTCAAGTATCAGAGACATCTTTATTCTGCAGAACCTGATGAAATGCCTGGGAAAAGATGCTCcagtttttctgaaaaagaaattagag ATGGCAGTTGTGAGAGAAATAGACGGTTTGACTTTCCTGCTTGCACTGCGTATGTTTTCGGCTCTTGCTGCAATGAATTATTGCTCCCTTCCAATCCTGAATCCCTGCAGTAAAAAGATCCAgg AAAATGTCCATGATGTTCCATTTCGGCAGTTAATTCTCATTCTGGAAGCTTGTCACAGTCTCCAGTACCATAATGTGAAACTGTTTTCAGCATTAGCAGACTATGTTAGTTCTACTGCCTACCTCTGGGACAAAAGACAG AttgtcctttttctctctgcctGTGAGACACTTGGCTTTCAGCCTACTGAGTTGCTGGATATTTTTGCTGAGAAGGTGACAGAAGACCCTGATTTCCTTAACTTGAAAAACCTTTTGATTGTTCTTCGAGTGTATTCACGACTCAACCATGTTCCCAGAGTCCAAAAGCATCT GTTTTTTGAGACTCTTCATAGCTGCTTGAATAAGTGCTTGCCTCAGATTTCCaacacagagctgctgaaggcagtgtaTTCACTTGGCATCTTAGGATATCTTCCCCACCGTGCACTTGATGAGCTGCTGCAAAAGGACAGCAAGGATGAACTTACACTGCCAG ATGATCTTAAAGAACAAAACACAGTGATGCTTCGCTCTGTGAAAACATGTATGGAACTTGACAGCCCTTCTTTCACAAAGCCTGCTTTTGTGCTGACAGAGAATTTGTCCTCATTAGTATCTCTTAATCTCAGAAAGGCTCAGGAGGCACTGATTGAGCTTCTGGGAGATGAGAACATGTTTCGGCAAAATGTTCGGCTGCCATACAGATATCATATTG attttgaAATCAGAATGGATTCAGACAGAAAGAAGGTGCTCCCCATAGTTGCAACAGATGATCATCCTGACTCACGTGTTCAGAG GTTGGCTTTTCTGtttgctcctgtgtctgccttCTGTCTGGGTACAACACACCCCCAGGGGAAGCTGGCAATGAAGAAGCGGCATCTAAAGAAACTGGGCTATCATGTGATTCTG ATCCAAAATAAGAAGtttcaggaaatgaaaaatgaagatgCAGTTGagtttttgaaaagaaaaatttattcagaagatgctttctcttttcctgaagCAACAggataa